One Pseudodesulfovibrio cashew DNA window includes the following coding sequences:
- a CDS encoding PEP-CTERM sorting domain-containing protein (PEP-CTERM proteins occur, often in large numbers, in the proteomes of bacteria that also encode an exosortase, a predicted intramembrane cysteine proteinase. The presence of a PEP-CTERM domain at a protein's C-terminus predicts cleavage within the sorting domain, followed by covalent anchoring to some some component of the (usually Gram-negative) cell surface. Many PEP-CTERM proteins exhibit an unusual sequence composition that includes large numbers of potential glycosylation sites. Expression of one such protein has been shown restore the ability of a bacterium to form floc, a type of biofilm.) produces MKKTCSALLLSLFLLLGAASIAFAATGTVGITQYDILNTVEDRTGDNDGHSAAYTGSVTNNPTTGRWFYRGGVGSLNNGDTYEGVNEGQQLFQGGIGTTMELFFDTDFYYSIIGLRIYGGDPSLLGGFLNDTQTGALTQLSISGYDYLGSADVTASGLYTTPEHLVVSISGDSSYVDDYVDLSGIFGGKAVQSLTLSEFVAADGYQNGFSFSEIEVYGEKIEIPGQDDPTAPVPEPSALLLTGLGIVGLLALRRCRRAVRD; encoded by the coding sequence ATGAAAAAGACCTGTTCCGCATTGTTGCTGTCCTTGTTCCTGCTGCTGGGCGCGGCCTCGATCGCCTTCGCCGCTACGGGGACGGTGGGAATAACGCAGTACGACATCCTCAACACCGTGGAGGATCGCACTGGAGACAACGATGGACACAGCGCGGCCTATACCGGCTCGGTTACCAATAACCCCACCACCGGACGCTGGTTCTACCGGGGCGGTGTCGGGTCGCTGAATAACGGGGATACCTATGAAGGGGTCAATGAAGGGCAACAGCTTTTCCAAGGCGGCATCGGCACCACCATGGAGCTGTTTTTCGACACGGATTTTTATTATTCCATAATAGGCTTGCGGATTTACGGTGGCGATCCTTCCCTTCTTGGCGGATTCTTAAACGATACCCAGACGGGGGCCCTGACACAGTTGTCCATATCGGGTTATGATTACCTGGGCAGTGCCGACGTGACGGCCTCAGGACTCTATACCACCCCGGAGCATCTTGTGGTGTCCATATCCGGCGATAGCAGTTATGTGGATGATTACGTCGATCTGTCCGGGATTTTCGGGGGCAAGGCGGTGCAGTCTTTGACGTTGAGCGAATTCGTCGCTGCGGACGGATATCAGAACGGTTTTTCCTTTAGCGAGATAGAGGTATACGGGGAGAAAATCGAGATCCCCGGCCAGGATGACCCCACCGCTCCGGTGCCGGAGCCGTCGGCGCTGTTGCTGACCGGTCTCGGCATTGTCGGTCTTCTTGCCCTTCGCCGTTGCCGCAGGGCTGTCCGCGACTAG